In Deinococcus gobiensis I-0, one genomic interval encodes:
- a CDS encoding ABC transporter substrate-binding protein, whose translation MRQFITAGLSALVLAASAHGAGAQSAASAKKYRIALILGTTTDNFYTSMQCGAQEAAKRLGDVELTIQGAPRWDATLQTPVVNAVTASGVQAIAIAVNDGRALYAPLKAANDKGIKIVGVDTRLTDSGFVVSNISSDNRALGAEAARTLAKLMGEKGTALIPPITPGITTVADRIQGFIDEMKANHKNIKIAYKGISEDASAFSAAFAANPDITGMFLIANNEALVAAGAIRQLPASRRDKISVVSFDAAPALVQALKSNQIQAIVAQKPAQMGALAVETARKALMGQAVAKSQPTGGVGLTQSNINQPAFAQYVYKSNCN comes from the coding sequence ATGCGTCAATTCATTACCGCCGGTCTGTCCGCCCTCGTCCTCGCCGCCAGCGCCCACGGCGCCGGTGCCCAGAGCGCCGCGAGCGCCAAGAAGTACCGCATCGCCCTGATCCTGGGCACGACCACCGACAACTTCTACACCTCGATGCAGTGCGGCGCGCAGGAAGCCGCCAAGCGCCTGGGCGACGTGGAGCTGACCATCCAGGGCGCGCCCCGCTGGGACGCCACCCTCCAGACCCCGGTCGTCAACGCCGTGACCGCCAGCGGCGTGCAGGCCATCGCCATCGCCGTGAACGACGGCCGCGCCCTGTACGCGCCCCTCAAGGCCGCCAACGACAAGGGCATCAAGATCGTCGGGGTGGACACGCGCCTCACCGACTCGGGCTTCGTGGTCTCGAACATCTCCTCGGACAACCGCGCCCTGGGCGCCGAAGCGGCCCGCACCCTCGCCAAGCTGATGGGCGAGAAGGGCACGGCGCTCATTCCGCCCATCACGCCCGGCATCACCACCGTCGCCGACCGCATCCAGGGCTTCATCGACGAGATGAAGGCCAACCACAAGAACATCAAGATCGCCTACAAGGGCATCAGTGAGGACGCCTCGGCCTTCAGCGCCGCCTTCGCCGCCAACCCCGACATCACCGGCATGTTCCTGATCGCCAACAACGAGGCGCTCGTGGCCGCCGGGGCGATCCGCCAGCTGCCCGCCAGCCGCCGCGACAAGATCAGCGTCGTGAGCTTCGACGCCGCCCCCGCACTCGTGCAGGCCCTCAAGTCCAACCAGATCCAGGCCATCGTGGCCCAGAAGCCCGCCCAGATGGGCGCCCTGGCCGTCGAAACCGCCCGCAAGGCCCTGATGGGCCAGGCCGTCGCCAAGTCGCAGCCCACCGGCGGCGTCGGCCTGACCCAGAGCAACATCAACCAGCCTGCTTTCGCGCAGTACGTCTACAAGTCCAACTGCAACTGA
- a CDS encoding ABC transporter permease, which yields MSLSRPSGAAPSSPLKLAARRLLTSQATLTAGTLLVVMAIFAALFPGKFATLYNLQTLLVDYSGIVLLGVGLTFIMTSARFDLSVGAVLVFSCVLGTKAMTLAGGSDGGWGAVLLGLAVCLGTGLLAGLLNGFLIVKARVPSIIVTLGTLSIAQGAAYVITGGVDLYAVPKVMLDTLGQGRILGLPVPILVAAAAVLIGAFVLSQTRFGQYTCAIGSNAEAARRAGINVDRVAISLYLISGAGAGLAGFMSLARYGSTTLAAHQNDNLTALLGVVLGGTSLFGGTGTVIGTAIGVFIPGVLSNGLVMMQVLPYWQYIIVGIVLIAVVYIDLVKRRGRTEGG from the coding sequence ATGAGCCTTTCGCGTCCCTCCGGCGCCGCGCCGTCCTCGCCGCTGAAACTCGCCGCCCGCCGCCTCCTGACCTCGCAGGCGACCCTGACGGCCGGCACCCTGCTGGTGGTCATGGCGATCTTCGCCGCCCTGTTCCCCGGCAAGTTCGCCACCCTCTACAACCTCCAGACGCTGCTCGTCGACTACTCGGGCATCGTGCTACTGGGCGTGGGCCTGACCTTCATCATGACGAGCGCCCGCTTCGACCTGTCGGTCGGCGCCGTCCTCGTGTTCTCCTGCGTGCTGGGCACCAAGGCGATGACCCTGGCGGGCGGCAGCGACGGCGGCTGGGGCGCGGTGCTGCTGGGCCTCGCCGTGTGCCTGGGCACCGGCCTGCTCGCCGGGCTGCTCAACGGCTTTCTCATCGTCAAGGCGCGCGTGCCCAGCATCATCGTGACGCTCGGGACCCTGAGCATCGCCCAGGGCGCCGCCTACGTCATCACCGGGGGCGTGGACCTGTATGCCGTGCCCAAGGTCATGCTCGACACGCTGGGCCAGGGCCGCATCCTGGGCCTGCCCGTGCCCATCCTGGTGGCCGCCGCCGCCGTATTGATCGGGGCCTTCGTGCTCTCGCAGACCCGCTTCGGGCAGTACACCTGCGCCATCGGCAGCAACGCCGAGGCCGCGCGCCGCGCCGGCATCAACGTGGACCGCGTCGCCATCAGCCTGTACCTCATCTCGGGCGCCGGGGCCGGACTGGCCGGCTTCATGAGCCTGGCGCGCTACGGCTCGACCACCCTGGCCGCCCACCAGAACGACAACCTCACCGCGCTGCTGGGCGTGGTCCTGGGGGGCACCAGTCTCTTCGGCGGCACCGGCACCGTGATCGGCACGGCCATCGGCGTCTTCATCCCCGGCGTGCTCTCCAACGGCCTCGTGATGATGCAGGTCCTTCCCTACTGGCAGTACATCATCGTCGGCATCGTGCTCATCGCCGTCGTCTACATCGACCTCGTCAAGCGCCGGGGACGGACCGAGGGCGGCTGA
- a CDS encoding LamB/YcsF family protein, translating into MGDDAALFPSLTSVNVACGFHAGDPLTIRRTLELAQGYGLGVGAHPGYPDRVGFGRRIVEATPDEEYADTLYQIAALQGMARASGLTLRHVKPHGALSTRAWTHAPTAEAIARATRDLGLPLVALPATLLETEARRLGVPVVLELFPERAYLRDGRLAPRSLPGSSIHDPQEAARRAVLMVTQGRVEALDGGFFEARPDTLCVHGDNPQAPAIARAVRAALEAEGVTLRAFSVPGLPG; encoded by the coding sequence ATGGGTGACGACGCGGCGCTCTTTCCCTCGCTGACCTCGGTGAACGTCGCCTGCGGCTTCCATGCGGGCGATCCCCTCACCATCCGGCGCACGCTGGAGCTGGCGCAGGGGTACGGCCTGGGCGTGGGCGCGCACCCCGGCTACCCCGACCGCGTGGGCTTCGGGCGGCGCATCGTCGAGGCGACGCCTGACGAGGAGTACGCCGACACCCTGTACCAGATCGCCGCATTGCAGGGCATGGCGCGGGCGAGCGGCCTCACGCTGCGGCATGTCAAGCCGCACGGCGCGCTCTCGACCCGCGCCTGGACGCACGCCCCGACCGCCGAGGCCATCGCGCGGGCGACCCGCGACCTCGGGCTGCCGCTCGTGGCGCTGCCCGCGACCCTGCTGGAAACCGAGGCGCGGCGGCTGGGCGTGCCGGTGGTCCTCGAACTGTTTCCCGAGCGGGCCTACCTGCGCGACGGCCGCCTGGCTCCGCGCTCGCTGCCGGGGTCGAGCATCCACGACCCGCAGGAGGCGGCCCGGCGCGCGGTCCTGATGGTCACGCAGGGCCGGGTGGAGGCGCTGGACGGCGGCTTTTTCGAGGCCCGGCCCGACACCCTGTGCGTCCACGGCGACAACCCGCAGGCCCCGGCCATCGCCCGCGCCGTGCGCGCCGCGCTGGAGGCCGAGGGCGTGACCCTGCGGGCCTTCAGCGTTCCCGGCCTACCAGGCTGA
- a CDS encoding alpha-mannosidase, giving the protein MTLSRLERRLRELEGHLGRLGAWRDDRAVTLPDWTFQAPGRPGVSLQEGQPWPEGPGTLQDQPVRLRCDWTVTPDWEGLPLELLLDVGGEALLTASLDGEVAYRGGLNPYHRRAPLTPSARAGQRLSIEIEAVPRGLFGSPVPRPHLERARVCAPQPQVGALLDDLTVTAAAVRTLGRGALEGGHDLAGQGYGAEIAARLLNLTDEVVGALAWPSGATGHLARLHDMGGGEAFTQGIWSLPRELPAAAPLSPELAARADEARTRLRAGLAHLRAEYPPRGQLALTGHAHLDLGWLWPVHETRRKGVRTLNTVAELMDRYPDFTFNQSSAQLYAWIEQDDPELFKKITRRVAEGRFEPVGGMWVEPDCQMSGGEALARHLLYGQGYFREKFGRTCEVAWLPDTFGFTPALPQLLAQGGVTGFFTTKLNWNEETRFPHDLFLWEGLDGTRIPAHSLNNPGGSRPGLGGYNGDIQPSDLLGTWKNFSGKAAPGWNEQAPVSLFTFGYGDGGGGPSAPMLEAYDLLRDFPGLPALHMTRVDDLFRQLPQEGLPVWAGELYLQLHRGTLTSQARVKHLNRQAEHRLLEAEALCALSGAQAQPELAELWKTTLLNQFHDILPGSSIHEVYGDTVPELEGVAARAAELARSCWTPEADTWTVANPLPWPRPLSVLLPDDAGHLTADDAPLPAQAVEGGLLVHAPEVLVPALGTLTLRRSDVATPAPLPTPVEVRQDAGSTVLDNGLLRAEIGGDGTLRRLSDLRAGREVLGPQGHVLRAYPDLPYAWDAWDVARDVGAAHTEVLDGPCTVRVVEDGPLRGTVEVTRTWRESRVTQTFRLCAGMERLEVTLDLDWQERHTLLRAESDLNVRTHEAWAETALGAQPRPTHRNTPDDAAHFEISAHRWMDLSEPGYGVSLLNGGRYGHSVRGGLLALSVVRGPMWPDPQADLGAHHLTYALYPHAGDWRAARTPAQALDLNSPLLAHAGHLALRPAPQLGGLPLMPSALKRSEDGRGLILRVYEPAGQRGEATVDLAGYAGARRVNLLEDALPGEPGDRLEGGVLHLQVRPFEVISLRLELEDTP; this is encoded by the coding sequence ATGACCCTCTCGCGGCTGGAACGGCGGCTGCGCGAGCTCGAAGGCCATCTGGGCCGCCTGGGCGCGTGGCGTGACGACCGCGCCGTGACCCTGCCCGACTGGACCTTCCAGGCGCCCGGCCGCCCCGGGGTGAGCCTGCAAGAAGGCCAGCCCTGGCCCGAAGGCCCGGGCACCCTGCAAGACCAGCCCGTGCGGCTGCGCTGCGACTGGACCGTCACGCCCGACTGGGAAGGCCTGCCGCTGGAGCTGCTGCTCGACGTGGGCGGCGAGGCGCTGCTCACGGCTTCGCTGGACGGCGAGGTGGCCTACCGGGGCGGCCTGAACCCCTACCACCGCCGCGCGCCGCTGACCCCCAGCGCCCGCGCGGGCCAGCGCCTGAGCATCGAGATCGAGGCCGTGCCGCGCGGGCTGTTCGGGTCGCCGGTGCCGCGCCCGCACCTGGAACGCGCGCGGGTGTGCGCGCCCCAGCCGCAGGTCGGCGCGCTGCTGGACGACCTCACGGTGACGGCCGCCGCTGTCCGCACGCTCGGGCGCGGCGCGCTGGAAGGCGGCCACGACCTGGCGGGCCAGGGTTACGGGGCGGAGATCGCCGCCCGGCTCCTGAACCTCACCGACGAGGTGGTCGGCGCGCTCGCGTGGCCCTCGGGGGCGACCGGGCACCTCGCCCGACTGCACGACATGGGCGGCGGCGAGGCGTTCACGCAGGGTATCTGGAGCCTGCCGCGCGAGCTGCCCGCTGCCGCGCCCCTGTCCCCCGAGCTGGCCGCGCGCGCCGACGAGGCCCGCACGCGCCTGCGCGCCGGACTGGCCCACCTGCGCGCCGAGTACCCGCCGCGCGGCCAGCTCGCCCTGACCGGGCACGCGCACCTCGACCTGGGCTGGCTGTGGCCGGTCCACGAGACGCGGCGCAAGGGCGTGCGTACCCTGAACACGGTCGCCGAACTCATGGACCGCTACCCCGACTTCACCTTCAACCAGTCGAGCGCGCAACTTTATGCCTGGATCGAGCAGGACGACCCCGAGCTGTTCAAGAAGATCACGCGCCGGGTGGCCGAGGGCCGCTTCGAGCCGGTGGGCGGCATGTGGGTCGAACCCGACTGCCAGATGAGCGGGGGCGAGGCACTCGCGCGGCACCTGCTGTACGGTCAGGGCTACTTCCGCGAGAAGTTCGGCCGGACCTGCGAGGTCGCGTGGCTGCCCGACACCTTCGGCTTCACGCCCGCGCTGCCGCAACTGCTGGCCCAGGGCGGCGTGACCGGTTTTTTCACGACCAAGCTCAACTGGAACGAGGAGACGCGCTTTCCCCATGACCTGTTCCTGTGGGAAGGGCTGGACGGCACGCGCATCCCGGCGCACAGCCTGAACAACCCCGGCGGCAGCCGGCCCGGCCTGGGCGGCTACAACGGCGACATCCAGCCCAGCGACCTGCTGGGCACCTGGAAGAATTTCAGCGGCAAGGCGGCCCCCGGCTGGAACGAACAGGCGCCGGTCAGCCTCTTTACCTTCGGATACGGCGACGGCGGCGGCGGCCCCAGCGCGCCCATGCTGGAGGCCTACGACCTGCTGCGCGACTTCCCGGGTCTGCCCGCCCTGCACATGACCCGCGTGGACGACCTGTTCCGGCAACTGCCGCAGGAGGGCCTGCCGGTGTGGGCCGGCGAGCTGTACCTGCAACTGCACCGGGGCACCCTGACCTCGCAGGCACGCGTCAAGCACCTCAACCGCCAGGCCGAGCACCGGCTGCTGGAAGCCGAGGCGCTGTGTGCCCTGAGCGGGGCCCAGGCGCAGCCCGAACTGGCCGAGCTGTGGAAAACCACGCTGCTCAACCAGTTCCACGACATCCTGCCGGGGTCGAGCATCCACGAGGTATACGGCGACACGGTGCCCGAGCTGGAGGGCGTGGCGGCCCGCGCCGCCGAGCTGGCCCGGAGCTGCTGGACCCCCGAGGCGGATACCTGGACGGTCGCCAACCCGCTGCCCTGGCCCCGCCCCCTGAGCGTGCTGCTGCCTGACGACGCCGGACACCTGACGGCGGACGATGCGCCGCTGCCTGCCCAGGCAGTGGAAGGTGGCCTACTGGTCCATGCGCCCGAGGTGCTCGTGCCCGCGCTGGGCACACTGACACTGCGGCGCAGCGACGTGGCGACGCCCGCGCCTCTGCCCACGCCCGTCGAGGTGAGGCAGGACGCCGGAAGCACCGTGCTCGACAACGGCCTGCTGCGCGCCGAAATCGGCGGGGACGGGACGCTGCGGCGCCTGAGCGACCTGCGGGCCGGGCGCGAGGTGCTGGGGCCGCAGGGCCATGTCCTGCGCGCCTACCCCGACCTGCCCTACGCCTGGGACGCCTGGGACGTGGCGCGCGACGTCGGCGCGGCGCACACCGAGGTGCTGGACGGCCCCTGCACCGTGCGCGTGGTCGAGGACGGCCCGCTGCGGGGCACAGTGGAGGTCACGCGGACCTGGCGCGAGAGCCGCGTCACCCAGACCTTCCGGCTGTGCGCCGGGATGGAGCGGCTGGAGGTCACGCTGGACCTCGACTGGCAGGAGCGCCACACGCTGCTGCGCGCCGAGAGCGACCTGAACGTGCGCACGCACGAGGCCTGGGCCGAGACCGCCCTGGGTGCCCAGCCCCGGCCCACGCACCGCAACACGCCCGACGACGCCGCGCACTTCGAGATCAGTGCCCACCGCTGGATGGACCTCTCGGAACCCGGCTACGGCGTCTCGCTGCTCAATGGCGGGCGCTACGGCCACAGCGTGCGCGGCGGGCTGCTGGCCCTGAGCGTGGTGCGCGGCCCCATGTGGCCCGACCCGCAGGCCGACCTGGGCGCGCACCACCTGACCTACGCCCTGTACCCCCATGCGGGCGACTGGCGCGCGGCGCGCACCCCCGCGCAGGCGCTGGACCTCAACAGCCCCCTGCTCGCCCACGCGGGCCACTTGGCCCTGCGCCCGGCCCCGCAGCTCGGCGGCCTGCCCCTGATGCCCAGCGCCCTGAAGCGCAGCGAGGACGGCCGGGGGCTGATCCTGCGGGTGTACGAGCCGGCCGGTCAGCGCGGCGAGGCCACCGTGGACCTCGCTGGTTACGCGGGGGCGCGGCGCGTGAACCTGCTCGAAGACGCGTTGCCCGGCGAGCCCGGCGACCGGCTGGAGGGCGGCGTCCTGCACCTTCAGGTACGGCCCTTCGAGGTGATCTCGCTGCGGCTGGAGCTGGAGGACACGCCATGA
- the pxpB gene encoding 5-oxoprolinase subunit PxpB encodes MRSEGFYVVFGRVIGRAVGAQVHALYRALRADLPPAVTDLGPGYATLYVEYDAERTGRTEVAAWVRRHLRAAQGGAGTGCADPGRTVEIPVRYDGEDLADVAARTGLDPAEVIRRHAAPTYHAYAVGFTPGFPFLGEVEEALRLPRRATPRLAVPLNAVAIAGAQTCVYPLPSPGGWNLLGTALRTLYDPNRPEPCLIAPGDTVRFVPVEGLYHPAPTLPPVRPLWPDAPARPALRVEKPGLLDVLVDAGRFRQAQVGMARSGPLDPRAAGLANRLVGNPPGTPLLELTLLGPALTALRDLRVAVAGFGMTALAGGQPMPAHSAFRLRAGETLRFRPTAEGTRSYLAVAGGLDTLPFLGSSSVDLTGRVGRALRAGDVLGVGLLAPTVPDLSPALLPPPGAEVRLRLLPGPQASYEALVALASAPFTVREQDRMGVRLDGPQVPGGQVVSEATPHGAVQVTPAGQPILLLGDRGRLGGYHKPAVIHPDDLPLAAQLRPNARVVFRPLVSGPPQGWARRWVLDPQGED; translated from the coding sequence ATGCGCAGCGAGGGCTTCTACGTCGTGTTCGGCCGGGTCATCGGGCGCGCGGTGGGCGCGCAGGTCCATGCCCTGTACCGCGCGCTCCGGGCCGACCTGCCGCCCGCCGTCACCGACCTTGGCCCCGGCTACGCGACCCTGTATGTCGAGTACGATGCCGAACGCACGGGCCGGACCGAGGTCGCGGCCTGGGTGCGCCGCCACCTGCGCGCCGCACAGGGCGGTGCAGGCACCGGATGCGCCGACCCGGGCCGTACGGTCGAAATTCCGGTACGCTACGACGGTGAGGACCTCGCGGACGTGGCCGCGCGCACCGGCCTGGACCCGGCCGAGGTCATCCGGCGGCACGCGGCCCCCACCTATCACGCCTACGCCGTGGGGTTCACGCCCGGCTTTCCCTTCCTGGGCGAGGTCGAGGAGGCGCTGCGGCTGCCCCGGCGGGCCACGCCCCGGCTGGCGGTCCCCCTGAATGCCGTGGCTATAGCGGGCGCGCAGACCTGCGTGTACCCGCTGCCCTCGCCGGGCGGCTGGAACCTGCTGGGCACGGCCCTGCGCACCCTGTACGACCCGAACCGGCCCGAACCCTGCCTGATCGCGCCGGGCGACACGGTACGTTTCGTCCCTGTGGAAGGCCTGTACCACCCCGCGCCCACGCTGCCGCCCGTGCGCCCGCTGTGGCCCGACGCCCCTGCGCGGCCCGCCCTCCGAGTCGAGAAGCCGGGTCTGCTGGACGTGCTCGTGGACGCCGGGCGGTTCCGGCAGGCGCAGGTGGGCATGGCGCGCAGCGGTCCCCTCGATCCCCGCGCCGCTGGCCTTGCCAACCGGCTGGTCGGCAACCCGCCCGGCACGCCGCTGCTGGAGCTGACACTGCTGGGCCCGGCCCTCACGGCGCTGCGCGACCTGCGAGTGGCGGTGGCCGGCTTCGGCATGACCGCGCTGGCCGGCGGGCAGCCTATGCCGGCGCACTCGGCCTTCAGACTGCGCGCGGGCGAGACGCTGCGCTTCCGGCCGACCGCCGAGGGCACGCGCAGCTACCTCGCGGTGGCGGGTGGGCTGGACACCCTGCCGTTCCTGGGCAGCAGCAGCGTGGACCTCACCGGCCGGGTGGGCCGCGCCCTGCGCGCCGGAGACGTGCTGGGGGTGGGCCTCCTGGCCCCCACCGTCCCCGACCTCTCCCCTGCCCTCCTGCCGCCCCCGGGGGCCGAGGTCCGGCTGCGCCTCCTGCCCGGTCCGCAGGCGAGCTACGAGGCGCTGGTGGCCCTGGCGAGCGCGCCCTTCACCGTGCGCGAGCAGGACCGCATGGGCGTGCGCCTGGACGGCCCGCAGGTGCCCGGCGGGCAGGTGGTGAGCGAGGCGACGCCGCACGGCGCGGTGCAGGTCACGCCGGCCGGGCAGCCTATCCTGCTGCTGGGCGACCGGGGCCGCCTGGGCGGCTACCACAAACCGGCCGTCATCCACCCCGACGACCTGCCGCTGGCCGCGCAGTTGCGTCCCAATGCGCGCGTCGTCTTCCGGCCCCTGGTGTCCGGCCCGCCCCAGGGCTGGGCGCGGCGCTGGGTGCTGGACCCCCAAGGAGAAGACTGA
- a CDS encoding glycoside hydrolase family 125 protein has protein sequence MSSHPAPAPPVHDVPMPEPRRDLTPAMFTVISQVRARLAGRPELATLFTQCFPNTWQTTLEDLPEGRTFVQTGDIPAMWLRDSAAQVSPYLALCAADPEVRRTVAGVLLQQAHLLETDPYANAFNREPGNEYHFDVPAPGPWVWERKFELDSLCSVLWLAWRLWRATGELPLDLRPTLERILEVMETEQDHDGRSDYRFERPAEYCVLPSDTLVRGGRGAAHAPTGMVWSGFRPSDDACTYPYLVPANMFAAVVLRQAAQLVRELYGDAELAGRAEVLAADIREGIETHGVTEHPEFGRVYAYETDGLGHWLLMDDANVPSLLAAPYLGYCRADDPTYLNTRRMILSDANPHYHVGEHAAGIGSAHTPGRRIWPIALCMQALTAQDTPEGRAEVVALLDTLARTTAGTGLMHESFDPDAPDTYSRPWFAWANSLLAETVLTRLDVIAERA, from the coding sequence ATGAGTTCACACCCTGCCCCCGCCCCGCCCGTCCACGACGTTCCCATGCCCGAGCCGCGCCGCGACCTCACCCCGGCGATGTTCACCGTGATCTCGCAGGTGCGCGCCCGCCTCGCCGGGAGACCCGAACTGGCGACCCTGTTCACGCAGTGCTTCCCGAACACCTGGCAGACCACCCTCGAAGACCTCCCGGAGGGCCGGACCTTCGTGCAGACCGGCGACATCCCGGCCATGTGGCTGCGCGACTCGGCGGCGCAGGTCAGCCCCTACCTGGCCCTGTGCGCCGCCGACCCCGAGGTCCGCCGCACGGTGGCCGGCGTGCTGCTTCAGCAGGCCCACCTGCTGGAGACCGACCCCTACGCCAACGCGTTCAACCGTGAGCCGGGCAACGAATACCACTTTGACGTGCCGGCGCCCGGCCCCTGGGTCTGGGAGCGCAAGTTCGAGCTGGACTCGCTGTGCTCGGTGCTGTGGCTCGCGTGGCGCCTCTGGCGGGCGACCGGCGAGCTGCCCCTGGACCTGCGCCCCACCCTGGAGCGCATTCTGGAGGTCATGGAAACCGAACAGGACCACGACGGCCGCTCGGACTACCGCTTCGAGCGGCCCGCCGAATACTGCGTGCTGCCCAGCGACACCCTGGTGCGCGGCGGCCGGGGCGCGGCGCACGCCCCCACCGGCATGGTGTGGTCGGGGTTCCGGCCCAGCGACGACGCCTGCACCTACCCGTACCTCGTACCGGCCAACATGTTCGCCGCCGTGGTGCTGCGCCAGGCCGCGCAGCTCGTGCGCGAGCTGTACGGCGACGCCGAACTGGCCGGGCGCGCCGAGGTGCTGGCCGCCGACATCCGCGAGGGCATCGAGACGCACGGCGTCACCGAGCACCCGGAGTTCGGGCGGGTCTACGCCTACGAGACCGACGGCCTGGGCCACTGGCTGCTGATGGACGACGCCAATGTGCCCAGCCTGCTCGCGGCCCCCTACCTGGGCTACTGCCGGGCCGACGACCCCACCTACCTCAATACCCGGCGCATGATCCTGAGTGACGCCAACCCCCACTACCACGTGGGCGAGCACGCCGCCGGCATCGGCAGCGCCCACACGCCGGGGCGGCGCATCTGGCCCATCGCGCTGTGCATGCAGGCCCTGACGGCGCAGGACACCCCGGAGGGCCGCGCCGAGGTCGTCGCCCTGCTGGACACCCTGGCCCGCACGACCGCCGGCACGGGCCTGATGCACGAGAGCTTCGACCCCGACGCGCCCGACACCTACTCGCGTCCCTGGTTCGCCTGGGCCAACAGCCTGCTGGCCGAGACGGTCCTGACCCGCCTCGACGTGATCGCGGAGCGGGCATGA
- a CDS encoding SDR family NAD(P)-dependent oxidoreductase, with protein sequence MTDRRFEGRVVLVTGAGGGIGRAVAERFAAEGARVAVNDVKAELVEAVVAAIAASGGAALAVPADVSDAGQVEAMFARVEAEFGYVDVLYNNAGLIDTTRHFLEADEGWWDRIIGVNLKSVFLCSHRAARVMARRRRGVIISTSSGGATRAHRGNVAYDATKGGIEAMTRAMALDLAPYGVRVNGVVPGFINTYGLVGTELRVREKTVPLGRYGTAEDMTGAALFLASDDAAYITGQFISVDGGVLVQQRSANVDTFPVEGFPVIEADLA encoded by the coding sequence ATGACGGACAGGAGATTTGAAGGCCGCGTGGTTCTGGTGACCGGCGCGGGCGGCGGCATCGGGCGCGCGGTGGCCGAGCGCTTCGCCGCCGAGGGCGCGCGCGTCGCCGTGAACGACGTGAAGGCCGAGCTGGTGGAGGCGGTCGTGGCGGCCATCGCAGCCTCGGGCGGCGCCGCGCTCGCCGTCCCGGCCGACGTGTCGGACGCCGGACAGGTGGAGGCGATGTTCGCGCGGGTCGAGGCCGAGTTCGGTTACGTGGACGTGCTGTACAACAACGCGGGCCTCATCGACACCACGCGCCATTTCCTGGAGGCCGACGAGGGGTGGTGGGACCGCATCATCGGCGTGAACCTGAAAAGCGTGTTCCTGTGCTCGCACCGCGCCGCGCGCGTGATGGCCCGGCGGCGGCGCGGGGTGATCATCAGCACGTCCTCGGGCGGGGCGACCCGCGCGCACCGGGGCAACGTGGCCTACGACGCGACCAAGGGCGGCATCGAGGCGATGACGCGGGCGATGGCCCTGGACCTCGCGCCCTACGGCGTGCGCGTGAACGGCGTGGTGCCGGGCTTCATCAACACCTACGGCCTCGTGGGCACCGAGCTGCGCGTACGCGAGAAGACCGTGCCGCTGGGCCGCTATGGCACCGCCGAGGACATGACCGGCGCGGCGCTGTTCCTGGCCTCCGACGACGCGGCGTACATCACCGGGCAGTTCATCTCGGTGGACGGCGGCGTGCTCGTGCAGCAGCGCTCGGCCAACGTGGACACCTTCCCGGTCGAGGGCTTCCCGGTCATCGAAGCCGATCTGGCCTGA
- a CDS encoding ROK family protein, whose product MSAAALALDVGGSHVTAGLVDLDTRQVRRTARRSVHHSAPADTLLDAWTQAALEACAGDGQDTVQIGVAVPGPFDARSGRSQMRHKFPGLYDVALRPLLAARLRGQVGPQGTVPEIVFGNDADLFALGEWWSAGADPRARLIGLTLGTGLGSGFVAGGRVVTSGADVPPGGELWNMPAGDPQVGPGILEDHACGRTLERLGEEALGERLPAVVLAQRAEDGDRLARAAFRQFGHGLGTLLRPWAERFGADTVVLGGSVSWAFGLFGPEVARALPGCQVRQSRAFELAPLLGAAALAHAARSGQDG is encoded by the coding sequence ATGAGCGCGGCGGCGCTGGCCCTGGACGTGGGCGGCAGCCACGTCACGGCCGGGCTGGTGGACCTGGACACCCGGCAGGTGCGGCGCACGGCCCGGCGCAGCGTGCACCACAGCGCGCCAGCCGACACCCTGCTTGACGCCTGGACCCAGGCCGCACTGGAAGCCTGCGCCGGGGACGGCCAGGACACCGTACAGATCGGGGTGGCCGTTCCCGGCCCCTTCGACGCGCGCAGCGGCCGCTCGCAGATGCGTCACAAGTTTCCCGGCCTGTACGACGTGGCCCTGCGGCCCCTGCTGGCCGCGCGGCTGCGGGGGCAGGTGGGTCCCCAGGGCACCGTGCCCGAGATCGTGTTCGGCAACGACGCCGACCTCTTCGCACTGGGCGAGTGGTGGAGCGCCGGGGCCGATCCGCGCGCGCGCCTGATCGGACTGACCCTGGGGACCGGCCTGGGGTCGGGCTTCGTGGCTGGGGGCCGGGTCGTCACCTCGGGCGCGGACGTGCCCCCCGGCGGCGAGCTGTGGAACATGCCGGCCGGCGACCCGCAGGTCGGGCCCGGCATCCTTGAGGACCACGCCTGCGGGCGCACCCTCGAACGGCTGGGCGAGGAGGCGCTGGGCGAGCGCCTGCCCGCCGTGGTGCTGGCCCAGCGCGCCGAGGACGGCGACCGGCTGGCGCGGGCGGCGTTCCGGCAGTTCGGGCACGGCCTGGGCACGCTGCTGCGCCCCTGGGCCGAGCGCTTTGGGGCCGATACGGTGGTGCTGGGCGGCAGCGTGAGCTGGGCCTTCGGACTGTTCGGGCCGGAGGTCGCCCGCGCCCTGCCCGGCTGTCAGGTGCGCCAGAGCCGCGCCTTCGAGCTGGCCCCGCTGCTGGGCGCGGCGGCACTGGCCCACGCGGCCCGGTCGGGCCAGGACGGTTGA